One part of the Solanum dulcamara chromosome 8, daSolDulc1.2, whole genome shotgun sequence genome encodes these proteins:
- the LOC129900669 gene encoding zinc finger CCCH domain-containing protein 32-like isoform X1 — protein sequence MELYSRSQSDQQSEWVTVGPETGLEESLRRLGLWSRDAYPERSGTPNCSFYMRTGSCGYGAKCRYNHPSDRSSVSAVLLERSEYPERIGEPTCQYYLRTATCKFGASCKFHHPRNLGGSLSNVSLNVYGYPLHPEERECSYYLKTGQCKFGITCKFHHPDQPAQVSAPAAARPFYLTVSSLPAPPEEYNSTSTSSRVARPQLVPGSYVPGTYGPVLLHPGVVTIQNWSTYSGPVSPALSPGAQPSTGLASIYGISQLASSTAAFAAPYTPLHSAAGPSSSAFKEKCFPERPGQPVCQYYMKTGDCKFGSSCKFHHPADWIASKTNCAFSPLGLPLRPGVQPCTFYMQRGFCKFGGTCKFDHPMGTIRYSPSASSFPDIPNAPYMSGSSLTLAPISSPE from the exons ATGGAGTTGTACAGTCGGTCACAGTCCGATCAACAGTCGGAATGGGTTACTGTTGGACCTGAAACCGGTCTAGAAG AATCATTGAGGAGGTTGGGGTTGTGGAGCAGGGATGCATACCCGGAAAGGTCGGGGACACCCAATTGCTCCTTCTATATGCGTACAGGGTCTTGTGGATACGGTGCTAAATGTCGGTATAATCATCCTTCTGATCGTAGCTCT GTTAGTGCTGTGCTGTTGGAAAGAAGTGAATATCCAGAACGAATAGGAGAGCCTACATGCCAG TACTATCTAAGAACAGCGACCTGTAAATTTGGTGCATCATGCAAGTTCCACCATCCAAGAAACTTAGGTGGATCCTTGAGCAATGTATCACTAAATGTTTATGGATACCCATTACACCCG GAGGAAAGAGAATGCTCCTATTATTTGAAAACGGGGCAATGCAAATTTGGTATAACATGTAAATTCCATCATCCTGATCAGCCTGCTCAGGTATCAGCGCCAGCAGCTGCCCGTCCATTCTATCTGACAGTGTCGTCTCTTCCTGCTCCTCCTGAAGAATATAACAGTACATCAACTAGCTCTAGAGTAGCAAGGCCTCAACTCGTACCTGGTTCTTATGTACCTGGTACTTATGGTCCAGTTTTACTTCACCCAGGAGTGGTGACTATTCAGAACTGGAGCACTTACTCG GGACCAGTAAGTCCTGCACTATCTCCTGGTGCTCAACCCTCTACTGGGCTGGCATCTATTTATGGGATATCGCAACTAGCATCTTCTACAGCTGCCTTTGCAGCACCTTATACTCCGTTACACTCTGCTGCTGGCCCTTCAAGCAGTGCATTTAAAGAAAAATGTTTTCCAGAAAGACCAGGCCAACCAGTATGTCAATATTACATGAAAACTGGGGACTGTAAATTTGGATCATCTTGTAAGTTTCATCATCCTGCCGACTGGATTGCATCAAAGACAAATTGTGCTTTCAGCCCCTTAGGCCTTCCTTTGCGTCCG GGGGTGCAGCCTTGTACCTTTTACATGCAAAGAGGATTCTGCAAATTCGGTGGCACATGTAAATTCGATCATCCTATGGGAACAATACGATATAGTCCATCAGCTTCTTCTTTTCCTGATATACCAAATGCTCCTTACATGTCGGGATCTTCCCTTACTTTGGCTCCTATTTCCTCGCCGGAGTAA
- the LOC129900669 gene encoding zinc finger CCCH domain-containing protein 32-like isoform X2: MELYSRSQSDQQSEWVTVGPETGLEESLRRLGLWSRDAYPERSGTPNCSFYMRTGSCGYGAKCRYNHPSDRSSVSAVLLERSEYPERIGEPTCQYYLRTATCKFGASCKFHHPRNLGGSLSNVSLNVYGYPLHPEERECSYYLKTGQCKFGITCKFHHPDQPAQVSAPAAARPFYLTVSSLPAPPEEYNSTSTSSRVARPQLVPGSYVPGTYGPVLLHPGVVTIQNWSTYSGPVSPALSPGAQPSTGLASIYGISQLASSTAAFAAPYTPLHSAAGPSSSAFKEKCFPERPGQPVCQYYMKTGDCKFGSSCKFHHPADWIASKTNCAFSPLGLPLRP, translated from the exons ATGGAGTTGTACAGTCGGTCACAGTCCGATCAACAGTCGGAATGGGTTACTGTTGGACCTGAAACCGGTCTAGAAG AATCATTGAGGAGGTTGGGGTTGTGGAGCAGGGATGCATACCCGGAAAGGTCGGGGACACCCAATTGCTCCTTCTATATGCGTACAGGGTCTTGTGGATACGGTGCTAAATGTCGGTATAATCATCCTTCTGATCGTAGCTCT GTTAGTGCTGTGCTGTTGGAAAGAAGTGAATATCCAGAACGAATAGGAGAGCCTACATGCCAG TACTATCTAAGAACAGCGACCTGTAAATTTGGTGCATCATGCAAGTTCCACCATCCAAGAAACTTAGGTGGATCCTTGAGCAATGTATCACTAAATGTTTATGGATACCCATTACACCCG GAGGAAAGAGAATGCTCCTATTATTTGAAAACGGGGCAATGCAAATTTGGTATAACATGTAAATTCCATCATCCTGATCAGCCTGCTCAGGTATCAGCGCCAGCAGCTGCCCGTCCATTCTATCTGACAGTGTCGTCTCTTCCTGCTCCTCCTGAAGAATATAACAGTACATCAACTAGCTCTAGAGTAGCAAGGCCTCAACTCGTACCTGGTTCTTATGTACCTGGTACTTATGGTCCAGTTTTACTTCACCCAGGAGTGGTGACTATTCAGAACTGGAGCACTTACTCG GGACCAGTAAGTCCTGCACTATCTCCTGGTGCTCAACCCTCTACTGGGCTGGCATCTATTTATGGGATATCGCAACTAGCATCTTCTACAGCTGCCTTTGCAGCACCTTATACTCCGTTACACTCTGCTGCTGGCCCTTCAAGCAGTGCATTTAAAGAAAAATGTTTTCCAGAAAGACCAGGCCAACCAGTATGTCAATATTACATGAAAACTGGGGACTGTAAATTTGGATCATCTTGTAAGTTTCATCATCCTGCCGACTGGATTGCATCAAAGACAAATTGTGCTTTCAGCCCCTTAGGCCTTCCTTTGCGTCCG TGA